From the Gallaecimonas mangrovi genome, one window contains:
- the deoC gene encoding deoxyribose-phosphate aldolase — MTDLQTAARQALGLMDLTTLNDNDTNAKVIALCHDAVTPVGNTAAICIYPRFIPIARKTLRELGVEGQVKIATVTNFPDGGDDIDIAVSETRAAIAYGADEVDVVFPYRALMAGDEQLGFELVKACKAVCGEVLLKVIIESGELKSPALIAKAADVAIAAGADFIKTSTGKVAINATLEASEIMLNAIKQSGKDVGFKAAGGVRTSEDAAAYLALAEKIMGPGWLSAAHFRFGASSLLGSLLKTLGVDAVEQQGGY, encoded by the coding sequence ATGACTGATCTACAAACTGCTGCCCGTCAGGCTCTTGGCTTGATGGATTTAACCACGCTCAATGACAACGACACCAACGCTAAGGTCATTGCCCTTTGCCATGACGCCGTTACACCCGTGGGCAACACGGCGGCCATTTGTATTTACCCGCGCTTTATCCCTATTGCCCGTAAAACCCTGCGTGAGCTGGGCGTCGAGGGGCAGGTAAAAATTGCCACCGTCACCAACTTTCCCGATGGCGGCGATGATATCGATATTGCCGTTAGCGAAACCCGCGCCGCCATTGCCTATGGCGCTGACGAAGTGGATGTGGTGTTTCCTTATCGCGCCTTGATGGCGGGTGACGAGCAGCTTGGTTTTGAGCTGGTTAAAGCCTGCAAAGCCGTCTGCGGCGAAGTGCTGCTGAAAGTCATCATCGAAAGCGGCGAGCTCAAAAGCCCGGCGTTGATTGCCAAGGCCGCTGATGTTGCTATTGCCGCTGGTGCTGACTTTATTAAAACCTCCACTGGCAAGGTCGCCATCAACGCTACCTTAGAGGCGAGCGAGATTATGCTCAACGCCATTAAGCAAAGCGGTAAAGATGTTGGCTTTAAGGCCGCCGGTGGTGTGCGCACCAGCGAAGACGCCGCGGCTTATTTGGCCCTTGCTGAAAAGATAATGGGCCCGGGTTGGCTGAGCGCTGCGCATTTTCGCTTTGGGGCCTCTAGCCTGCTTGGCAGTTTGTTAAAAACCTTGGGCGTTGACGCAGTGGAGCAACAAGGGGGCTACTGA